The genome window TCGATCAGGTTCAAGTCGTTATCGATTGTCTTGGGAATACCGATAATGGAGATGGGCTGCTTGCGCTTCTTCACTTCTTCGGCAATGGCGTGGGCGCCGCGGAGGGTACCGTCACCGCCGATGCAGAACAGCACGTTGATGTTGAGGCGCATCAGGGTGTCTACCATGATAGCCGGGTCCTGCTCACCGCGGGAGCTGCCGAGAATGGTACCGCCGTCGTCCTGGATGGCGTCCACTACGTCCGGGTTCAGCACCTTGGGAGAATAGCCGTACTTGGGGTTGAGGCCGCGGTAGCCATAGGGAATACCGAAGATGTTATGGACACCGTAGTCGAACCACAGGGTCTGAACCAGGCCCTTGATTACGCTGTTCAAGCCGGGGCAGAGGCCGCCGCAGGTCACGATGCCTGCTCGGGTCCATGCCGGGTCGTGGAAAATGGTTTCGCGGGGGCCAGCTGCTTCCAGGGAAGGAACCGGAACGTTCTTTTCGTAGAACTGGTGAAGGCGCTTGACATCGCAAGTCAGGCTGACTCGTTCGCTGTCAGAAACGAACTGGACGCCCTTCATGGGGGACTTGAGTGTTCCGGTTCCTACGGTTTCAATGCCGAGATCGTAGGCCGACGGATTTAGCAGAATATCTTCTTGTGTCATACTAGCATCCTTTTATGGTTGCTTGGTTCTTAGCTAGCCCTTGCATCCATAAAGATACATAATCACAGATTAAATTGACAATGACTGGAAGTGGATTTTGGTCCTAAGTCCGGGGTGGGCGTTTTCCACTTCAATCTGCATATTACATAAAGTGCAAAGCTTTTTCACCATGGAAAGACCGATACCCGTTCCGCTTGTCTGTCGGGTCATTTCGTTCTCCACGCGGTAGAATTCCTGGAACACCTTCTTCATTTCGGCAGGAGGAATGCCCGGGCCGTAGTCGCGTACTGCAAGGTACATGTCCGTACCCTTGATGGCAAGTTCGATGTTGATCATCTTGTAGCTTGCGTTCTTGGAGAACTTCAGGGAGTTGTCCACCAGGTTCATCAGGATCTGCATGATGGCATCGCGGTCGATAAGCAGGCTTACGTTGTCTGCATCCGTATCGGAGGAAACCGTAAGTTCGAATCCCTGCTTTTCCACATTCCTGCTGTAGGTGGCGATAAAGTCATCCAGGACTGCCTTGGGGCGTTCCTGTCGCAGCTGCACGTTCCAACGGTTACCGTCCAGCTTGGACAGGTTCAATACGTTCTGGATCAGGCGGGAGAGACGGTCTGCCTCGCTTGCAATCTGGGTGTAGTACTTCTGTCGCTTTTCCTCGTTAAGACCGCCAAAGCTCTGGAGCATTTCGGCGTACATCTTGATGGCGGTAAGGGGAGTCTTCAGCTCGTGGGTAATGGCGGATACGAAGTCCTGACGCTTGGTTGCCAAGGCCACTTTACTCTGGGTGAATCTGTAGATTGTAATCAGGCAGATTGCAATCACCAGTAGCAGGATTACGCCTGCAGTAAGGATGGTGGAACCTGTTGCCCTTGAAGTTTCCTTGATGTACATCTTGAAGATGACGTTCTCGTAGGGCGCAGGGAATGGCTTGGATAGTTTCAGCTTGTATCGATGATCGTGGCTGCCAATGGTAAACAGGGTCGTATTTTCCAACACGATGTCGATGGCGTAAGGAGAGGAATAGGAATTGTAGATGCTCCGTTCCCTGTGAGTCATGTACTTAAGGTAAGGAATCTTTTCGACGACAAAACCTTGGACGACGGGCTGCTGTCCAATATAGATCTGTCTGTAAAAGACTATGTAGTCGTTGGTGGTTTTCATTTCCAGGTCGGAAATGTCCACGCCTCCGTTGAACTCGGGAATATCAAATGTCTGACGGAATTCTACAGGTGCGGTTTCGGCAATGTAGGCCTGAGCTTCTTCCTCTGACGTAGTCTCGATACGTGTGACGATTTTCTTGAAGTGAGGTTCTTCGCTTGCTTCGTCCGTGGAGTCTGGGATGTTTTCCCAGAACTGGTCGATCACGTTACGGAGGCCCGCGGTATCAAGGTTCGACTTGGGTTCCTTGTTCTTGATGCCCAGGGTGTCAAGAAGATGCTGTATCTTGTCGCGGGTACGCTTGCGCAGTTTCTTGTCGTCGGGGGAGAAGTTGTCCCACACGGAACGTCCGATACTGTAGTTGGTATCAGGGTAGAAAGGTGTAAGCAGATCGCCGTTATGGAAAATCTGGAAGTGTCCAACAAGACCTTTTCGGCAGACCTGTCCATCGAAATTACAGAAAGGCCCGCTGGAGTCCGGGAATGCGAAAAAGCCGGAGAACTGGGTGCTGCTGCCGCCGATCACGGGAATAGATTTCAGGATGCCGTAGTCCTTGTAGGAACGGGTATTCTCAATGACGTAGTCGGCCACGAGCCTCGTGCTCATGTCGTTGTAGGCGTTGTTCACATCTTCGTCCTGCGTCTTCTCTTCGAGGGTCGTGGACTGCTCGTAGGTATGCAGGAACAGGATGGTGAGGGGTATTGCGATGACTATGAAAATGGAAACAAACACCAGACGGTCTCTGATGACGGTCTGGTGTTTATTCAAGTAGTTGCGAATTCTATTTCTTAGCGATCGCATTCAGGTGCAGAGCGCATCTGGTAGCCTTCGCCACGGAAGGTTACCAGGAGCTTCGGATGGGACGGATCGTCCTCGATCTTCTTGCGGAGCTTTGTAATGTGGATGTCTACGGTACGGGTGTCCACGGATTCTGCGTTTTCGTAACCCCAGACCTTGCGGAGGAGTTCGGAACGGGGGACGGCGTGGTCACGGTTGTTCCACAGGTATTCGAGGATTTCGATTTCCTTACGGGTAAATGCCAGTTCCTCGTCGCCACGGGTACCGGTGTATTCACGGAAGTTCACTTTCAGGTTGCCTGCAACCAGCTTGCCTTCGTTTTCCATGGACTGGCGGCTACGGCGGAGCACAGCTTCGATACGGGCCAGGAGCATGGGCACGGAGAACGGCTTGGGAATATAGTCGTCGGCACCGAACTTAAGACCGTTGATGATATCTTCGTCGGCGTTCTTTGCAGACAGGATGATAATGGGCAGGCTCTTGTCCTGTTCGCGAATCTTGTCGCAAACGGTAAAGCCGTCCATGCCCGGGAGCATCAGGTCAAGGAGTACAAGACCATACTGGCCGGTCAGGGCCTCGGCAAGGCCGTCTTCGCCGTTGATTACATGCTTTACACGATAGCCATTCAGTTCGCAAAGGTCCACGAGACCTTCGGCGATGGCGATTTCATCTTCGATGATAAGGATATTGGTACTGCTTGTGTTCTGAGTCATCTCTTTATCTACCTAAAAATTCTTGTTGTTCCCATGGTTTTAGGCGATGCTTAGATAGCGAGGCCTACACCGATTTCTGCAGCCATGTTGCCTGCGCTGATTTCGTCAGGATAGTCGCCGCCAAAGTAGCACTTGAAGTTGGCGTATGCTGCGATGGGGATAATGGGAAGCTTTGCGCGGAGACCCACCAGGGCATGACCGCCGATGCTGGTCTTGAGACCTTCGTCGAGGGCTGCTTCCTGAACCTTGGCCTTCATGGTTTCACCCAGGTTTGCAGCCTGTTCCTGTGCTGCCTGTACGGATGCCGGGTCGGTAGGATCGATGTTTGCGAGCATGCCGAGCATTTCCTGGACCACGCCATCAACCAGGGCGCTGGTGAACTGCTGGTTAAGAACGAAGGAGTTCATGCGGTAGGTGACACCACCACCGATGTAGGGGCGGATGATGGGGAGGGAGGTAATGGGATAGGTAATGGAAAGGTCGCCGTTCATGGAGACGAACTTCGGGTTTGCCTTGCCGAAAGGAGTGCCGCCCAGTTCGATTTCCAGGGGAATTTCGGTGAAGTCGTTAGGATTGTTGGGGTTCTTCACGTAGAGAAGGGCGTCGTAGGAGCCGAACTGGAAGTTGACGGTTGCTTCAACGTCGATGATGGGGAGGATGTCTACCCACAGCTTGAAGCCGAAACCCTGCATGGTGCCGCTGAAGCCGCCATGGGAAAGAAGCACAGATTCATCTTCCGTTACGGGCAGGGGGTCTGCTGCCTTCATCTTGGTGCCGAAGCCCGGGGCGTAATGGCCACCGATACCGATAATTGCAAAAGACTGGCTAGCCAGGAGGGCTGCAGCAGCTGCGATAACTTTCAAATTCATGGGAGACTCCTAAAATAAACGTTTTGACTTGAAACTACATTAAAAAAACAAAAAGCGGTTGTTCGAAACTGGCGAAAACAGGTGGATTTTAGCGAATTGCGGGGACAAACAGGAAAATTTTCTGTCCGCGGCTTACTTTTACATTATCAAAAGAATACTCGCCTGTTGCGCCTCCGGCATAATTCAGGGTATTTACAGAAACGCTATGGCTACCGGGTTCCACCGGGATGCGCACCATGTGGACCGTGTTGGGCATGAATAGGCCCACGCGAAGGTCTGCCTGTTCCAGCTGGCTCTGGCCCACGTCCACGGCGATGTTCTTCAGCAGGTCCAGAACGCCGTTTCCGGTATTGGTTGCCGACTTTGCCTTCTGGGCGGCAATGGTTCTCAGGATAACTCGGACTGCGGTACGTGTAATGGTGGTTGTGGATTCGTCCTTCAAGTTCTTATCAAGCTCGGAGTCCACGTCCATGTACATCTCGGGCTTGATTCGGGGCTGCTTGTCTACACTGACCGCGAATCCGGCGACGCTTTGCTTCAAGGTCTTCTTCTCGGGCAGGGAGAATCCTACGTGGAACGTTCCGCTGGAGCCTCCCGGTACGGGCGGGGCAATCAGGGTAATGGAACTCATTCTTCCTGTCTGTCCGTCCTTGTAGTTCAGGTGCATGGAACCGCCGCTGACAAACGTGCCGGACATATACATTTCACCGAGGATGGGACTGTGACCGGCATAGCCGACGATTACGATTTCCTGACCCATTTCGCGGGCCTTGGTTGCCTTGGGAGTCTGTGCCAGGGGTTCGTGCTTGAGGCCGTTCAGGTCGTTGCTTCGGTCCATGTGGTTCAGCTGTTCGTTTACGAATTCCCAGGCTTCCTTGGGCAGTTTCACTTCACCTTCGTCAAAGGCCTTTACCGCTTTCACGTAGGCGATGGCGGCGTCGTCACCTTCGCCAGCCATATCGAACACCATGGCTATCAGGTAGCGCAGAAGTCCGTTGTCGTTGACCTTCTCGTTGTCCTTCTGGTAAAGGCGTTCCAGGGCCAGGTTGGCACGCTTGGCTTCAACCAGGGCTCCGTCAATATCCTGCATTGCCAGGTAGTTCAGGATCTGGTACTCATGGAGCATGATGATTTCGAAGGGGCGGGCTCTGTAGGGGCGCACATTGTCGTTGGTAGCGATGGCTGCAGCCTCGTTGGTCACGGACTTGGTATAGAGATCCTCGTAGACTTCTTCCGCCTTGTCCAGGTACTTGGCGCTTTCGGCATAGTCTCCGTTGTAATGGTGCAGGGTTCCCAGGTCGAAGTTATAGAGGAACACGCTGTTGGATCCGTAGATGTCCTTCTCCTCTTTCTTGGCTTTGTTGATGGCGCCTTCGAATCCCCCCTTCTTGAGGGCCGGGGCTAGGGTTTCGTAACGGGTCATGGCCTTGTTGGCGCAGGAGCACAACAGGAGGGCGAGTACAGATACAAGGATTAAGGAAAAACGTCTCATAGTGCAGTAAAAATAAAAAATCCCCGACAAGGGTCGGGGACATGGTATAAACCATAGAGAGAAAAACTTTGGATTACTTTTTCTTCTTCTTGCCGGAGGATGCGTCGAGAGTGATTTCGACGGTTTCTTCGCCCTTCACGGTCACGAGTGCTTCTGCAGACTTGCGGTTGGAGCATTCTGCGCGAACCACGTGGTCACCTGCATCCAGGTTGTGGATGGTGAGAGGTGCGCCATCGGTCTTGTCGGAGTTGTCGCCGTCGACGTAGATGAGGCACTTGCCCGGAATGGTGGTCACCTTGATGTTGCCCTTAGGAATCTTGGTGCCGAAGTCGAAGTTGTTACGCTTGTCGTTGCCCGGCCAAACGTTCACGCGCTGGTTAACCAGTTCGTAGCCCTGGTCGATCACCACGAGGGTCTGGCGGCCAGACTTGACGGTTACGTTTTCAATGGGGCTCTTGCCGAGAGGTTCGCCACCCAGGTAGACATCGCTGTTAGGAGGGTTGGTGATGATGTTGATCACGGCGTTCTTGCCACGAGGAGGTGGATCGTCATCGTCGGCGATGGCGGTGGTGAACAGGAATGCCATCATCAAGGCAAAAAAGAACATTTTCTTCATGGATTACTCCTATTAAGTTTGTGCTTAAAAATACAAAGTTTTTATGGAATTTAATTTTTTTTATTGAAAAAGTTTGTGAACCAAGGACAAACAGCCGTAAATCTTGGGAAAAAATGCATTTTTTCGTATCTTTATATATATGAAGGCTCTTTATCAGAAAATCCGTACCCTAAATGGCAAGAATTATGGTCTTTACAAGTCCCTTGGCGAAAAACCTTGGGATTTTGGCGATTTTTCGTTGGAATTTATCCATGTCCAGGGCGATCCCTTTGCCCCTGCCTCCAGGGTGGTCATCAAGGCCAATCTCCAGATGCTTGGCTATGCCTCCGAGTGGGGTTCTAGCTTTGAACGCCGCCTGGCCCTCAGTGATTTTCTGTACCGCCGCCTAAGCAAGCTTGTTCTGGAACGTTATCCCGAGAAGGATGCCGCCGTCGTATTCGATGTTTCCGGCCCCGAGATGCTGGTCCGCAATTCCCTGTGGATTGATAACGGCGAACTGCGCGCCTGCCTTCAGGTGCGTCTTCCTGGCGAAGGCCGCAAGATCCAGGCGGAGGCGGCTGCCGAAATATTGACTATGGTTCTGCCGGACCTTGTTTCCGCAGGCCTTTATTACAGCAAGAGCGATGAGGCGGCCTTGAACGCCCACTACCAGGTGCTGGCGGACCGTGCCGAGATCCTCAAGGAACTTGAGAGCCGCGGGCTTTGCGCCTTTGTTCCCGACGGCGCTGTACTGCCCCGCGTTTCTGGAATTTCCGAAGATCCGATGGAAGGGGCGGTGCCTTTTGCTGCCCCCGATGAAATGGCTGTTACTTTGGATGTAAACGGCCGCAGTGTTCGCGGTATGGGAATACCCAAGGGCATTACTGTTATTACCGGTGGCGCCTTCCATGGAAAATCTACCTTGCTGCAGGCCTTGACCCGTGCCGTGTATCCCCACGTTCCTGGGGATGGCCGCGAAGGC of Fibrobacter sp. contains these proteins:
- a CDS encoding response regulator transcription factor; translation: MTQNTSSTNILIIEDEIAIAEGLVDLCELNGYRVKHVINGEDGLAEALTGQYGLVLLDLMLPGMDGFTVCDKIREQDKSLPIIILSAKNADEDIINGLKFGADDYIPKPFSVPMLLARIEAVLRRSRQSMENEGKLVAGNLKVNFREYTGTRGDEELAFTRKEIEILEYLWNNRDHAVPRSELLRKVWGYENAESVDTRTVDIHITKLRKKIEDDPSHPKLLVTFRGEGYQMRSAPECDR
- a CDS encoding HAMP domain-containing histidine kinase — protein: MNKHQTVIRDRLVFVSIFIVIAIPLTILFLHTYEQSTTLEEKTQDEDVNNAYNDMSTRLVADYVIENTRSYKDYGILKSIPVIGGSSTQFSGFFAFPDSSGPFCNFDGQVCRKGLVGHFQIFHNGDLLTPFYPDTNYSIGRSVWDNFSPDDKKLRKRTRDKIQHLLDTLGIKNKEPKSNLDTAGLRNVIDQFWENIPDSTDEASEEPHFKKIVTRIETTSEEEAQAYIAETAPVEFRQTFDIPEFNGGVDISDLEMKTTNDYIVFYRQIYIGQQPVVQGFVVEKIPYLKYMTHRERSIYNSYSSPYAIDIVLENTTLFTIGSHDHRYKLKLSKPFPAPYENVIFKMYIKETSRATGSTILTAGVILLLVIAICLITIYRFTQSKVALATKRQDFVSAITHELKTPLTAIKMYAEMLQSFGGLNEEKRQKYYTQIASEADRLSRLIQNVLNLSKLDGNRWNVQLRQERPKAVLDDFIATYSRNVEKQGFELTVSSDTDADNVSLLIDRDAIMQILMNLVDNSLKFSKNASYKMINIELAIKGTDMYLAVRDYGPGIPPAEMKKVFQEFYRVENEMTRQTSGTGIGLSMVKKLCTLCNMQIEVENAHPGLRTKIHFQSLSI
- a CDS encoding PEGA domain-containing protein, translating into MKKMFFFALMMAFLFTTAIADDDDPPPRGKNAVINIITNPPNSDVYLGGEPLGKSPIENVTVKSGRQTLVVIDQGYELVNQRVNVWPGNDKRNNFDFGTKIPKGNIKVTTIPGKCLIYVDGDNSDKTDGAPLTIHNLDAGDHVVRAECSNRKSAEALVTVKGEETVEITLDASSGKKKKK